The genomic segment GCGTGGTGGGGGATGATGATCAGAGCATCTACGGCTGGCGCGGCGCGGAAATTGCCAACCTGCTCGACATGGAAAAATATTTCCCGCGCGTCAAGGTCATCAAACTGGAGCAGAATTATCGCTCGACCAGTGTCATCCTGGAGGCGGCCAATGCCGTCATCACCCACAATGCCCGCCGCCGGCCCAAGAAGCTGTGGAGCCGCAACGGGCAGGGCAGCCGCATTGTGCTGCACACGTTTGCCAACGAGGACGAGGAGGCGCGCGGCATTGTGGAGCAGATTGAAATCAACCGCAAATTCAAGCGCATCCCGTGGCAGCACCAGGCCATTTTGTTTCGCACCAACCACCAGGCGCGCGCGCTGGAAACCGCGCTGCGGGCGGCGCGCGTGCGCTACCATCTGGTGGGCGGCCAGAGTTATTTTGACCGGCGGGAGATCAAGGATTTTCTGGCTTATTTGCGCACGTTTCATCATCCGCACGACGACATCAGCCTGCTGCGCATTGCCAACGTGCCCGCCCGCGGCCTGAGCGAGGCCACCATGGAGCGGCTGCTGGCGGCCAGCCAGGAGCGGCGTTGTTCGGTCTTCGCCGCCATGCGGCACACCGACGTGCAGGCGGCCCTGCCGGGCCGGACCCGCGAGGCAGTGCGGCAGTTTTTGCATCTGGTGGAGACGCATCATCACACCCTGACCCAGCCCGCGCCGCCCGGTTTTTCCCTGCGGCGGTGGGCGGAGCACTGGTTGGAGCAGGTGGGGTATTGGGAGGAAATTCGCAGCAGCGAAAAAACGCCGGAGGAGGCGGAAAACCGCCTCCGCATTCTCAAAGATCTGGTCAGCACCCTGGACCAGGAGGATTATGGCGGCGCCACACCGGGGGAGCGCCTCAACCGCTTTCTGGAGGAGGTGACCCTGGACACCGAACGGGACGAGGACAAGGAGGTGGAGGGGGACCAGGTCACGTTGATCACCCTGCATAGTTGCAAGGGGCTGGAATTTCCGCATGTGTTTCTGGTGGGTCTGGAGGAGGGCCTGCTGCCGCATACCCGTTCCAAGGAGGAGGGCACAGTGGACGAGGAGCGGCGGTTGTTTTATGTGGGCATCACCCGGGCGCGGCAGACCCTCACCCTGAGCCATTGTCTGGCGCGGAAAAAGTATGGCACGCTTGCGCCGATGCATCCCTCCCGGTTTCTGCTGGAGCTGCCGTCGCACCTGGTGGAGCGCGCGGAGGAACGGCGCAAACAGCCGGTCAGCGTGGAGGAGGGCAGCCGCATTTTGGCGGAATTGAAAGCGTCCTTGCGCTCCAAAGCCTGAGGGGATTATATTATCTTGCAACTAGCCCATTATGAAGACCCGGGTGCTGCTGGTGGACGATGAAGAGAGCTTCACGCGGCTGTTGAAGCTCAATCTCGAGCGTACCGGGCAGTACGAGGTCCGCGTGGAAAACTGGGGCGGCGCGGCGGCGGAGGCGGCCCGGCAATTCAAGCCGGACGTGGTCCTGTTGGACGTGATCATGCCGCAGATGTTCGGGGGCGACGTGGCCAACCAGTTCAAAGCGGATCCGGAATTGAAGGACTACCCCATCGTTTTTCTGAGTGCTTCGGTCAAGCCCTCCCGCGTGGCGGAGCACGACGGCGTCATCGGCGGCTACCCTTTCATCGCCAAGCCGGCCAGCCTGGAGGCCGTGATTGCCGGCATCGAGAAATACGCCCGCAAACGGAAGGCGGAGGAAAAATAAACTGCCGGAGGGCGGTCAAAGCAGCCAGCGGGCCAGACCGGGCGCCACCACCAGCGCAGGCAGGTAGTTGGCCAGCTCCACCTTGCGGACTTCAAAAATCACCACCGCCACACTGACGGCCAGAAAACCGCACACCAGATGCAAGGCGCTGGTGGCGGGGGCAAATGTGGACAGCCAGCCTGCCTCCACTAGGGCGCGCGTCCCCAGGGTCAGCAAGCCCTGCCAGGCCGCCACGGGCAACGCGGCCAGCACAATTCCCCGGCCCAGCATCGGCACAAAAGCCTGGGCGGCCAGCCCGTCCATTACGGCTTTCACCGCCAGCAGAAACCAAAAATTATGCAGGCCGTCCTGCAGGCTGCCGATGAACGCCAGCGGCGCGGCGCAAAACAGGGCGGCGCCAACCAGGAGCGCCTGATCCCACCGCCGGGAGGCGCCGCCGGGCGCCTGCAGGCGTTGCAGGGCGTACTGGCCCAGCCGGTTGCTGGCCTGCTGGAGGCCCAGCAGCCGGCCCACCATTTTGCCCAGCATCAGGGAAAGCAAAACCAGCCCCCAGAGCTTGAGGGCGTGCAAAAATGGGCCTTGAGTGCCTTCCCAGAAAAGTTTGCCCCCCAGAACGAGGGCAAGAACACCCAGGAGAGTTTTGATTTGCTGCTCGCGCGGTTGCGTGAGCCGCCAGCGGGGATGGCTGCCGGCCAGCCCGCCGGCGACAATCGCCGCCACATTCAACGCGGTGCCAATCATTCAGGGCCGGGCGGGGCGTTGGGGTTGGAAATCATCGGCGTGATAGGAGCTGCGCACCAGCGGGGCGCTGGAGACATGCACAAAGCCCATGGCACGCGCCATCCGCCCGTAGGCGGCGAATTGCTGGGGCGAGATGTATTCCACCACCGGCAGATGTTCGGGCGTGGGTTGCAGGTATTGGCCCAGCGTCAGGAGATCGCAGCCTGCCTGGCGCAAGTCCCGCAACGCCTCCTCCAGCTCGGCTGCGGTCTCCCCCAGCCCCAGCATCAGGCCGGACTTGGTGTAGAGAGTGTCGCCCGTCCATTGTTTGACTTTGCGCAGCACGCTAAGCGAGCGCTCATAGGTGGCCCGGTGCCGCACGGCGGGAGTGAGGCGGCGGACAGTCTCCAGGTTGTGGTTAAAAATCTCCGGCCGGGCCTCCAGGACACACTGCAGGGCCTCGTCCCGGTCTTGAAAATCGGGGGTCAGCACTTCAATGACCGCCCCCGGATTCAGCGCCCGCACCGCCTCGATGGTGCGCCGGAAGTGCTCCGCGCCGCCATCGGGCAAATCATCACGCGCCACACCGGTGATGACCACGTGGCGCAGGCCCATGCGACGGGCGGCCTCGGCCACCCGCTGCGGTTCCGTGGCGTCGAGGGGCAGCGGTTTGGCGGTGGTGACGGCGCAGAACTTGCAGGCGCGGGTGCAGCGATCGCCGCCGATCATGAAGGTGGCCGTGCCTTTGCTCCAGCATTCCCAGTGATTGGGGCAGCGCGCACTTTCGCAAACGGTGTGCAGCCGCTGATCCTGCAACAGGTTGCGGGTCTGCGCAAAAGCGGCCGTATTGGGCAGCCGCAGGCGCAGCCAGTCCGGCAGCCGCCGGCGGATGGTGGATGGCTCCAATGTTGTGCTCATCGCCAGCCCCAAGATTGCCTTTCCCGGCGGCTTCCTGCAAAGGAAAATGCAGCTTGCCATGGCTGGGTCTCTCAAGGCGGGAGGCAAAATGCCGTAAAACCACGCCCGAGCAAAATAATTAAAGAAAAGATGGCAGGAATACGTCATAGGAATGTAACCTCGAACGTTATTAGTGCGTCTTAAGAACGAACGGGATGCAGGACAGCAGGGTTCAACAGGACGGCCCGGTTCCGCGGAGCCGGGCGGGAAAGCTGGGGCTTTTTGCCCTGGCTGCCCTCCTTTTTTGGGGGGGATGCACGGCCAAATACCACCGGCAGGCGGCCGACAGGGAAGTGTACCGCTCGATCCACCAGACCCAGCAGCGGGTGCTGAAGAAGACCAACGACTTCAACATTGACACACCGTGGTCGGCACGGAAACCGGAGTCGGTGCAGCCGCCGGAGTTGATCGAGAGCCGGTTGGAGACCAACCGGCTGGTGTTGTCGGTGCAGGAGGCCTTGGATCTGGCGGTCAAGAACAGCCGCGAATATCAGGAGCAAAAAGAAAGCCTGTACAGCACGGCACTCGCCCTGGCCCGCGAGCGGTACAAATACCAGCCACGCCTGTTTGCCGGGGGCGACTGGGCCTTGCGCCGCCGCAGTGACGGCACCAAGGAGGGCACCTTGTCGGCCTCCAGCGGCGTGAACATGACCCAGCTCCTGGCCAGCGGCGGGCGGCTGGGACTGACGCTGGCCAATGACCTGTTCCGATATTACACCGGGGATCCGCGCCGCACGGCGGTTTCCAGTGTTTCAGTGAATTTGGTGCAGCCTTTGTTTCAGGCCTTCGGCAACAACAACGATGCCCTCGAGAGCCTGACCCAGGCGGAGCGCAACCTGGTCTATGCCGTGCGCAACTTCAGCCAGTATCAGGAGCAGTTTGCGCTGAACATCCTCAACGACTATTTCAACATCCTGGCGCAGAAGGATGCCGTGCGCAACAACTACGCCAACTACCTGAGCCGCGTGGCGCAGACGGAGCGGCTGGAGGCGCGGGCGGTGGACCGCCAGACGCGCACGGAGGTGGATCAGGCCAAACAATCCGAGCTTTCCGCCAAAAACAGCTACATCAACGCGGTGGCGCGCTATCAAACGCTGTTGGACAGCTTCAAAATCCGGCTGGGTCTGCCGCTGAGCACGAAATTGTACCTGGATGACAAAGCCTTGGAAGAAATCGCCCAGGTGGGGCTGATTCCGGTGACCTTGGATGCGGAGGAGGCCTACCGGCTGGCCACCGAGCGGCATCTGCCCACCTTGAATGCCATTGACCGCTTTCAGGACGTACAACGCCGCGTGCGGCTGGCGCGGGACAAACTCAAGCCCAACCTGACGTTCATCGCCGATGCCTCCCTGCAAAGCGAGCGGCCCACCGACTGGACGCGCTTTGACGCGCGCCAGGCCAGTGCGGGGGTGGGGCTGGAGCTGGATTTGCCGCTGGACCGCAAGAATCAGCGCTTTGCCTACCGGGAGGCGCTCATTGCGTTTGAGGCGCAAATCCGGGCGTTGACGCTGACGTTTGACAACCTGCGCAACAACATCGAGAACGGCCTGCGCACCATCGAGCAGCAGCGGCAGACGTATTTGATTCAGAAAAAAGCCGTCGAGCTGGCCAAGGTGCGCGTGGAAAGCACGACGATGAACCTGCAGGCCGGCAACGTGGCGGTGCGCGATGTGCTGGAGGCGCAGGACGCGTTGATTGCCGCGCAAAACCAGCTTACTTTATCGTTGGTGAGCTATCAGCAGGCGCGGTTGCGCCTGATGCTGGACATCGGGGCGCTGGATACCAGCAAGGAAAAGTTCTGGCTGCAGGATCACCTGGTGGGCTTCCTGCCCAAGGCGCCCGAAGCTGCGCCGGTGGAGACCGAAGACAAGCCGGTGCTGCCGCCGGATGATTACTTTAACCAATAATTGTTTATGAGCACCTCTTCGACGATTCCCGCTCCGCCGCCGCTGTGGCGGCGCAAGCCGGTGCTGGTGGTGGTGGCCCTGCTGGCGGTGTTCACAGCCTACGCCGTCGTGCGCGGCCGCGCCAAAAACCAGGTGCAACCCACGGCTTATTTCGAGGTGAAGCGCGGGGACTTCCTCATCTCCATTGTGGAGGGCGGCAACATTGAGGCCGTGAATGAAGTGGTGGTGCGCAGCGAGGTGGAGGGCACCGCCCGCATCATTTACATCGTGCCCGAGGGCACCACCGTCAAGAAGGGGGATCTGCTGGTGGAACTGGACTCCAGCTCCAGCCAGGATGCGGTGAATCAGCAGCAGATCAATGTGGAGAAAGCCCAGTTTGCCGTGATCCAGGCCGAGCAACAGTTGGAAATCCAAAAAAGCATGGTGGAAAGCGAAATCTCGGCCGCTGAGCTGAAACTGGAGTTTGCCAAGAGCGATCTGGAAAAGTTTGAAAAGGGTGAGGCCGCCCAGTTGTTGCGGGATGCGCAGATTGAAATCACCAACGTGCTGGAAAACTTGAAGATTGCCGAGGAAAAGCTGGGTTGGACGGAAAAGCTGTATGAGAAGGGCTTTGAAACCAAGGCCAACCTGGACCGCGACCGCCTCTCGGTATCCCAGACCAAATTACGGCTGGAGCAGGCGCAAAAGAAATTGTGGATGCTGGAGAGTTTTGATCTGCCCAAGAAGCGCCGCACGCTGGAGGCGGCCGTGGAGGATGCCAAGGATGACCTGGAGCGGGTCAAGCTGCAGGGCCAGCGCCGGCTGGCGCAATATGAGGCGGATGTGCAAACGCAGAAGAGCACGCTGGAGCTGAGCAAAAAGAAGCTGGAACGCGACATGCGGCAGTTGGCCAACACCAAGATTTATGCCCCCAATGACGGGTTGGTGGTGTATGCCGGCGGGGGCGGGGACCGGCGGTTCAGCAGTGAATCCATGATTGAGGAAGGCGCCGTGGTGCGGTATCGCC from the Verrucomicrobiia bacterium genome contains:
- a CDS encoding UvrD-helicase domain-containing protein; the protein is MVDLNSLNPEQRRAVETTEGPVLILAGAGTGKTRVITYRLAHLIARGVPPGQILAVTFTNKAAREMKERVAQLVPRPRGAPGQPPPEAPTICTFHALGARLLRQYIDRLGYKPNFVIYSESERLSAVRRILAHFNVRGVTLEPAEVAAAISRLKNGFGGREDTLHELARRLLPRYESALRACNAVDFDDLLGLTLHLLRQDPEVLAQCRQRFRYIMVDEYQDTNAAQFEILRLLAAQHQNLCVVGDDDQSIYGWRGAEIANLLDMEKYFPRVKVIKLEQNYRSTSVILEAANAVITHNARRRPKKLWSRNGQGSRIVLHTFANEDEEARGIVEQIEINRKFKRIPWQHQAILFRTNHQARALETALRAARVRYHLVGGQSYFDRREIKDFLAYLRTFHHPHDDISLLRIANVPARGLSEATMERLLAASQERRCSVFAAMRHTDVQAALPGRTREAVRQFLHLVETHHHTLTQPAPPGFSLRRWAEHWLEQVGYWEEIRSSEKTPEEAENRLRILKDLVSTLDQEDYGGATPGERLNRFLEEVTLDTERDEDKEVEGDQVTLITLHSCKGLEFPHVFLVGLEEGLLPHTRSKEEGTVDEERRLFYVGITRARQTLTLSHCLARKKYGTLAPMHPSRFLLELPSHLVERAEERRKQPVSVEEGSRILAELKASLRSKA
- a CDS encoding response regulator; protein product: MKTRVLLVDDEESFTRLLKLNLERTGQYEVRVENWGGAAAEAARQFKPDVVLLDVIMPQMFGGDVANQFKADPELKDYPIVFLSASVKPSRVAEHDGVIGGYPFIAKPASLEAVIAGIEKYARKRKAEEK
- a CDS encoding DUF554 domain-containing protein, translated to MIGTALNVAAIVAGGLAGSHPRWRLTQPREQQIKTLLGVLALVLGGKLFWEGTQGPFLHALKLWGLVLLSLMLGKMVGRLLGLQQASNRLGQYALQRLQAPGGASRRWDQALLVGAALFCAAPLAFIGSLQDGLHNFWFLLAVKAVMDGLAAQAFVPMLGRGIVLAALPVAAWQGLLTLGTRALVEAGWLSTFAPATSALHLVCGFLAVSVAVVIFEVRKVELANYLPALVVAPGLARWLL
- the lipA gene encoding lipoyl synthase; amino-acid sequence: MSTTLEPSTIRRRLPDWLRLRLPNTAAFAQTRNLLQDQRLHTVCESARCPNHWECWSKGTATFMIGGDRCTRACKFCAVTTAKPLPLDATEPQRVAEAARRMGLRHVVITGVARDDLPDGGAEHFRRTIEAVRALNPGAVIEVLTPDFQDRDEALQCVLEARPEIFNHNLETVRRLTPAVRHRATYERSLSVLRKVKQWTGDTLYTKSGLMLGLGETAAELEEALRDLRQAGCDLLTLGQYLQPTPEHLPVVEYISPQQFAAYGRMARAMGFVHVSSAPLVRSSYHADDFQPQRPARP
- a CDS encoding TolC family protein, with amino-acid sequence MYRSIHQTQQRVLKKTNDFNIDTPWSARKPESVQPPELIESRLETNRLVLSVQEALDLAVKNSREYQEQKESLYSTALALARERYKYQPRLFAGGDWALRRRSDGTKEGTLSASSGVNMTQLLASGGRLGLTLANDLFRYYTGDPRRTAVSSVSVNLVQPLFQAFGNNNDALESLTQAERNLVYAVRNFSQYQEQFALNILNDYFNILAQKDAVRNNYANYLSRVAQTERLEARAVDRQTRTEVDQAKQSELSAKNSYINAVARYQTLLDSFKIRLGLPLSTKLYLDDKALEEIAQVGLIPVTLDAEEAYRLATERHLPTLNAIDRFQDVQRRVRLARDKLKPNLTFIADASLQSERPTDWTRFDARQASAGVGLELDLPLDRKNQRFAYREALIAFEAQIRALTLTFDNLRNNIENGLRTIEQQRQTYLIQKKAVELAKVRVESTTMNLQAGNVAVRDVLEAQDALIAAQNQLTLSLVSYQQARLRLMLDIGALDTSKEKFWLQDHLVGFLPKAPEAAPVETEDKPVLPPDDYFNQ
- a CDS encoding efflux RND transporter periplasmic adaptor subunit produces the protein MSTSSTIPAPPPLWRRKPVLVVVALLAVFTAYAVVRGRAKNQVQPTAYFEVKRGDFLISIVEGGNIEAVNEVVVRSEVEGTARIIYIVPEGTTVKKGDLLVELDSSSSQDAVNQQQINVEKAQFAVIQAEQQLEIQKSMVESEISAAELKLEFAKSDLEKFEKGEAAQLLRDAQIEITNVLENLKIAEEKLGWTEKLYEKGFETKANLDRDRLSVSQTKLRLEQAQKKLWMLESFDLPKKRRTLEAAVEDAKDDLERVKLQGQRRLAQYEADVQTQKSTLELSKKKLERDMRQLANTKIYAPNDGLVVYAGGGGDRRFSSESMIEEGAVVRYRQELIKLPDISEFKVTVKVHESHVNQLTRGQPAYVVLDAMPDRRFQGAVNRVAPLPDTSSRWANPNLKVYATEILILEPLPNVKPGVSARAEIIITNLKSVLTVPIQCVTTRKGKQVVFLADNPSVPVPVNVGMYNTKFIEITSGLKEGDRVLLSPPFDAQEKDLAGAIVGKDEKTEGLTNTPPERLNRMVPENGRDNGAAGFPEPGSGRGPRGQRGERGERGDGAGMFGPGAGRGGENAGGGDAAGPGGGGGPGGQPGAGRGGPRFSREEMMKRFDTNGDGELDENEQAAMREAMRAFRRPGGTNAPAGFPGPRPDGGMRPEGFSAPRNDGSR